A single Anopheles funestus chromosome 2RL, idAnoFuneDA-416_04, whole genome shotgun sequence DNA region contains:
- the LOC125761901 gene encoding DNA helicase MCM8-like: protein MADNPTANNPTQNKTNDAGPSNRRGGSSRGRTGWRGNWRGGYRGYRHQTNVSREKQVGFALPSSSGESALGSGSITPTASISTSIGNGTCEYVGWKLYFPKEDYSSGSKTVHHIRAMQKHYKEFADLYDLPQVKNNCWFELKLDACDNDAQLRSQWSTLRQDLTDNPEHALACIGLAMHHTLMNGQSCSSSQNDTNLCLQTIRPRIVGYGPEVSIGSIKVSSFGKLVSVRGTIIRAGASQIMNTWCAFRCAQCGNEQAVQQKDGIYTTPTSCHSGCKARSHFVLMQTSVFTRMEAYQTIRLQETTQGSRTVAGSAAKNIEIELTHEMVDSVCPGDDVTVTGILKARSQDPDGTAKASLYKAYMQAVYVRSNKNVLANWNRLAEFTDLDMEAIRMIKSEPSPFRLLVQSLCPSIYGHEVVKAGLLLGLFGGQANTARTRAEIHVLVVGDPGIGKSQILQSCANVSPRGIFVCGTNSSNVGLTVTVRMEKGVGASLEAGALVLADQGVCCIDEFDKMSGHHGLLEVMEQRSVSVAKAGVICTVPARTTVLAAANPAGGHYNKAKTVSENLKLHPALLSRFDLVFILLDRSNERTDNLLTAHIQKVHGLSKTSTTTTPTGHPFFEASSASSFSHDEDVEPPLEERLRLAPGEKMDLLPAELVQKYIGYARKNVQPKLTAKAAEELRDFFVELRRAHHEMDMIPVTTRQLEGLIRLTQARAKIDLSPEATVAHVRDVLAILRQSMLDVFSTDEGDLQFTRLTNGSGTSKTSLVRKFIRVLASRSAVTGSTLFTVAELKQAMVAGGINASCNELIDTMNIQGFLLKKGRDCYKFIID from the exons ATGGCAGATAATCCAACAGCGAATAAtccaacacaaaataaaacgaacgaTGCTGGACCATCTAATCGCCGTGGCGGTTCCTCACGTGGACGTACTGGTTGGCGTGGTAATTGGCGAGGAGGTTACCGGGGATATCGTCACCAAACTAATGTGTCCAGAGAAAAGCAGGTAGGCTTTGCACTGCCATCGTCTTCCGGGGAAAGCGCTTTGGGATCAGGCAGTATCACTCCCACAGCATCGATTTCTACAAGCATAGGAAATGGTACATGTGAATACGTCGGATGGAAGTTATACTTCCCCAAAGAAG ATTATTCAAGCGGATCTAAGACAGTTCATCATATACGAGCGATGCAGAAACATTACAAGGAATTTGCAGACCTGTACGATCTTCCACAGGTGAAGAATAATTGTTGGTTTGAATTGAaactagatgcatgcgacaaCGATGCCCAGCTACGTTCTCAATGGTCCACGTTACGACAAGATTTGACAGACAATCCGGAACACGCGCTTGCTTGTATCGGGCTGGCAATGCACCATACGTTAATGAACGGACAGTCGTGCAGTAGCTCTCAAAACGATACAAATCTGTGCCTGCAAACCATCAGACCACGGATAGTGGGATACGGACCGGAGGTTTCGATCGGATCGATAAAAGTGAGCAGCTTCGGCAAGTTGGTCTCCGTACGAGGTACAATCATACGCGCGGGTGCATCACAAATCATGAACACTTGGTGTGCCTTCCGCTGTGCGCAGTGCGGCAATGAGCAGGCAGTGCAGCAGAAGGATGGAATATATACCACACCAACATCGTGCCATAGCGGATGCAAGGCACGCAGCCATTTCGTACTAATGCAAACATCGGTATTCACACGCATGGAAGCTTATCAAACCATTCGTCTGCAGGAAACGACGCAAGGATCGCGGACTGTAGCAGGCAGTGCGGCCAAAAACATCGAAATAGAGCTAACGCATGAAATGGTGGATAGTGTGTGCCCAGGAGACGATGTCACCGTGACAGGTATACTGAAGGCACGGTCACAGGACCCAGATGGTACAGCGAAGGCGAGTCTGTACAAAGCTTACATGCAGGCGGTGTACGTTCGCAGCAACAAGAACGTGCTCGCGAACTGGAATCGTTTGGCGGAATTTACGGATCTAGATATGGAGGCAATACGCATGATAAAGTCAGAACCATCCCCATTCCGGTTGCTGGTACAATCGCTCTGTCCCTCCATTTACGGGCACGAGGTGGTAAAAGCGGGACTCTTGTTAGGTTTGTTCGGTGGTCAAGCCAACACTGCCCGTACACGAGCCGAGATTCACGTGCTAGTCGTTGGTGACCCGGGAATAGGAAAAAGTCAAATTTTACAAAGCTGTGCCAACGTTTCACCAAGGGGAATATTCGTGTGTGGAACCAATTCTTCCAATGTCGGGCTTACGGTAACAGTACGGATGGAAAAGGGTGTCGGTGCGTCGTTGGAAGCGGGCGCCTTAGTACTGGCCGATCAAGGCGTCTGCTGTATCGATGAGTTCGACAAAATGTCCGGCCATCACGGACTGCTGGAGGTAATGGAGCAGCGCTCGGTAAGCGTCGCAAAAGCGGGCGTCATCTGCACGGTCCCCGCAAGGACAACTGTTCTTGCCGCAGCCAATCCTGCCGGTGGGCATTACAACAAGGCGAAAACGGTTTCGGAAAACTTAAAGCTACATCCTGCGCTACTTTCTCGATTCGATTTGGTGTTCATCCTTCTGGATCgttcgaacgaacgaacggacAATCTGCTCACCGCACACATCCAAAAGGTTCACGGATTGTCAAAAACTTCCACCACTACGACACCGACCGGCCATCCGTTCTTTGAAGCATCTTCGGCCAGCAGTTTTTCACACGATGAAGACGTAGAACCTCCGTTGGAAGAACGACTCCGGTTAGCACCGGGAGAAAAGATGGATCTTTTGCCAGCGGAACTCGTACAAAAGTATATTG GATATGCTCGTAAAAACGtacaaccaaaactaacgGCAAAAGCGGCGGAGGAGCTGCGTGATTTCTTTGTCGAGCTACGCCGGGCACATCATGAGATGGACATGATTCCCGTCACTACCCGTCAGCTCGAGGGGTTGATAAGGTTAACACAGGCACGGGCAAAGATCGATCTATCACCGGAAGCTACCGTAGCTCATGTGCGTGACGTGTTGGCCATCCTACGGCAAAGTATGCTGGATGTGTTTAGTACCGATGAGGGCGACCTTCAGTTTACCCGCCTTACAAATGGTAGCGGTACCAGCAAAACATCGTTGGTAAGGAAATTTATCCGTGTGTTGGCGTCACGATCGGCAGTTACCGGTTCGACGCTGTTCACGGTGGCCGAATTGAAGCAGGCAATGGTCGCCGGTGGCATTAATGCCAGCTGTAACGAGCTGATCGACACGATGAACATTCAAGGATTTTTGCTAAAGAAAGGACGCGATTGTTACAAATTCATCATTGATTAA